The following coding sequences lie in one Micromonospora sp. R77 genomic window:
- a CDS encoding CPBP family intramembrane glutamic endopeptidase, which yields MTAQLTSENRTAATSTPAHAPAARYTWLDLVIVLAVGFGLANAPVADTLARGAEALGASALGAMSLAWLMINGTQLAVGLAVTRHRFGSVRGPLRLHRPRFGQLGAAAGWGVAKAALTVGLLIALPAALTADGGGEGGYPPGSVLAQLTFAVVFGAVTAPIYEEVLYRGVFFQGLAARMPVLPAILTSAVFFSVMHLPRVFNAIVALASGLLFAWLLHRYRNLWVPIVAHALSNGLLLALAFAVKAG from the coding sequence GTGACCGCACAGTTGACCTCGGAAAACCGCACCGCCGCCACCAGCACCCCTGCCCACGCCCCCGCCGCCCGCTACACCTGGCTGGACCTCGTCATCGTGCTCGCGGTCGGCTTCGGCCTGGCCAACGCCCCGGTGGCGGACACCCTGGCCCGGGGCGCCGAGGCCCTCGGCGCCTCCGCACTCGGCGCCATGAGCCTCGCCTGGCTGATGATCAACGGCACTCAACTGGCCGTCGGCCTGGCGGTGACGCGGCACCGGTTCGGTTCCGTACGTGGTCCGCTGCGGCTGCACCGGCCCCGGTTCGGACAGCTCGGGGCGGCCGCCGGATGGGGAGTGGCCAAGGCCGCCCTCACCGTCGGTCTGCTGATCGCCCTGCCGGCGGCGCTGACCGCCGACGGCGGTGGCGAGGGCGGCTACCCGCCGGGCAGCGTGCTCGCCCAGCTCACCTTCGCGGTCGTCTTCGGTGCCGTCACCGCGCCGATCTATGAGGAGGTCCTCTACCGGGGGGTCTTCTTCCAGGGTCTGGCCGCCCGGATGCCGGTCCTGCCGGCGATCCTCACCTCCGCCGTGTTCTTCTCGGTGATGCACCTGCCCCGGGTGTTCAACGCCATCGTCGCGCTCGCCTCCGGGCTGCTCTTCGCCTGGCTGCTGCACCGATACCGGAACCTCTGGGTGCCGATCGTCGCGCACGCGCTGAGCAACGGGCTCCTGCTCGCGCTGGCCTTCGCCGTCAAGGCCGGCTGA